In Streptomyces hawaiiensis, one genomic interval encodes:
- a CDS encoding beta-galactosidase, with amino-acid sequence MADLPARVLFGAAYYHEYTPAYDPELRPDERLKTDLDLMAEARFTVIRVGESVWSTWEPENGTFDLDWLQPVLDGAHERGMSVVLGTPTYAVPPWLARQYPEITGERRTGERVGWGARQEADFTHPAFRFHAERVIRKIVARYADHPAVIGWQVDNEPGLHLFHNHGVFQRFVDHLRDKYGDVETLNREWGLVYWSHRLSTWADLWTPDGNEQPQYDVAWREFQARQVTEFIGWQADIVREYARPGQFVTTCISYTRNGVEDDEMSDRLDVASGNPYYDMQDGLLLPDPTPDEHEQIWKTTGVWSMYQTADWMFSSRQEPFLVTETNANSIGFCWDNRPGYDGQWRQAAWAHVARGARMIEYWQWQTLRFGAETYWGGVLPHSGQPGRTYAEIARLGAEFDKAGPLVAGIEPDADIAMVYSMPSKWLMQKYPPLSKPDGAPDPSSYHRVFDPFYRGAFDAGRQVRIVHARQLHDPSGRREGMTPEEAVRRHPVLIAPALYVVDDSTVDWLAAYAHAGGHLVLGPRTAYADHEARARHEPAPGRLTEAAGVRYDEFSNLTRDVTVRTAHGSPLDVPADATATHWIEGLTVIDADVLASYEHPHFGRWPALTTRRHGTGRVTCVGTVPGRDLARALAAWIAPASRDGWQGLPASVTATTGTSPDGRRVHIVHNWSWEPARVQVPVNLSDVLTEAPVPGGTLLDLDPWDVRVLVSADTTPAP; translated from the coding sequence ATGGCGGATCTGCCCGCCCGCGTCCTGTTCGGCGCCGCGTACTACCACGAGTACACACCCGCCTACGACCCCGAACTGCGGCCCGACGAACGGCTGAAGACCGACCTCGACCTGATGGCCGAGGCCAGGTTCACCGTCATCAGGGTCGGTGAATCGGTCTGGTCGACCTGGGAGCCGGAGAACGGGACGTTCGACCTCGACTGGCTCCAGCCGGTCCTCGACGGCGCCCACGAACGCGGCATGTCCGTCGTCCTCGGTACGCCGACCTACGCCGTGCCGCCGTGGCTGGCCCGCCAGTACCCGGAGATCACGGGCGAGCGGCGCACCGGCGAACGCGTCGGCTGGGGCGCCCGTCAGGAGGCCGACTTCACCCACCCCGCCTTCCGCTTCCACGCGGAGCGCGTCATCCGCAAGATCGTCGCCCGGTACGCCGACCACCCGGCGGTCATCGGCTGGCAGGTGGACAACGAGCCCGGCCTGCACCTCTTCCACAACCACGGTGTCTTCCAGCGCTTCGTGGACCACCTGCGCGACAAGTACGGCGACGTCGAGACCCTCAACCGCGAGTGGGGCCTGGTCTACTGGTCGCACCGCCTGTCCACCTGGGCCGACCTGTGGACCCCGGACGGCAACGAACAGCCCCAGTACGACGTCGCCTGGCGGGAGTTCCAGGCCCGGCAGGTCACCGAGTTCATCGGCTGGCAGGCCGACATCGTCCGCGAGTACGCCCGGCCCGGGCAGTTCGTCACCACCTGCATCTCCTACACCCGCAACGGGGTCGAGGACGACGAGATGTCGGACCGCCTCGACGTCGCCTCCGGCAACCCCTACTACGACATGCAGGACGGCCTGCTGCTCCCCGACCCCACGCCGGACGAGCACGAGCAGATCTGGAAGACCACCGGAGTCTGGTCGATGTACCAGACCGCCGACTGGATGTTCTCCTCCCGCCAGGAGCCGTTCCTGGTCACCGAGACCAACGCGAACTCCATCGGCTTCTGCTGGGACAACCGCCCCGGATACGACGGCCAGTGGCGGCAGGCGGCCTGGGCGCATGTGGCGCGCGGCGCCCGGATGATCGAGTACTGGCAGTGGCAGACCCTGCGCTTCGGCGCGGAGACCTACTGGGGCGGTGTCCTCCCGCACAGCGGGCAGCCGGGCCGGACGTACGCCGAAATCGCCCGCCTGGGGGCCGAGTTCGACAAGGCGGGGCCGCTCGTCGCCGGGATCGAGCCGGACGCCGACATCGCGATGGTCTACTCGATGCCGAGCAAGTGGCTGATGCAGAAGTACCCGCCGCTGTCCAAGCCGGACGGCGCCCCCGACCCGTCCTCCTACCACCGCGTCTTCGACCCCTTCTACCGGGGTGCCTTCGACGCGGGCCGCCAGGTGCGGATCGTCCACGCCCGGCAGCTGCACGACCCGAGCGGCCGGCGGGAAGGGATGACCCCCGAGGAGGCGGTGCGACGCCACCCGGTCCTGATCGCCCCGGCTCTGTACGTCGTCGACGACTCCACGGTCGACTGGCTCGCGGCCTACGCCCACGCGGGCGGTCACCTCGTACTCGGCCCACGCACCGCCTACGCCGACCACGAGGCCCGCGCCCGGCACGAACCGGCCCCCGGGCGTCTCACGGAAGCAGCGGGCGTCCGGTACGACGAGTTCAGCAACCTCACCCGGGACGTCACCGTCCGCACCGCCCACGGCAGTCCGCTCGATGTGCCCGCGGACGCGACGGCGACGCACTGGATCGAGGGGCTCACCGTCATCGACGCCGACGTGCTGGCCTCGTACGAACACCCGCACTTCGGCCGCTGGCCGGCCCTCACCACCCGCCGCCACGGCACAGGGCGCGTCACGTGCGTGGGCACCGTGCCGGGCCGCGACCTCGCCCGGGCACTGGCCGCCTGGATCGCTCCGGCCTCGCGCGACGGATGGCAGGGGCTGCCCGCGTCCGTGACCGCGACGACCGGTACGTCACCCGACGGCCGCCGCGTGCACATCGTGCACAACTGGAGCTGGGAGCCCGCACGCGTCCAGGTTCCGGTGAACCTGTCCGACGTCTTGACCGAGGCCCCCGTACCGGGCGGCACCCTGCTGGACCTGGACCCGTGGGATGTACGCGTCCTCGTGTCCGCCGACACCACCCCAGCCCCGTAA
- a CDS encoding RICIN domain-containing protein, producing MQRRRVGKALGTFTAATALLAIPVSGAQAYNPTGGTLYQLGGEPCLKGRGNCAVYPKSAQLPSGRLVASFEKSTVVTETGSADKQTLPVYKSDDDGTTWQPLSEVKAPAYLSTDPKYAKYTSNWTNPYLYALPQDVGDLKQGTLLLASVVSGDDYYYKEHKAADPDWIPSNDGDRKDMAIALYSSTDDGATWKVLNIVATGGWQGGSAGATGQNIANANTNKQVDPLWEPYLMVHKGKLVCYYSDENDYTGFDPTTGVPTLDPANDTAKDSLGQILVHKTWDGRSQWSNPVVDIAGLTQDMGGGKTEIGGGRPGMTNVVRTTDGKWLLTYEYWGGGANTRYRLADDPLKFYTGSPTGTGVNSLPVDTGSRTLSMGGSPVLIKLPGGRLVYNAAGSGSVWVNESGRSDGEWKEYQTTSQAGYSRNLTYVEDTGRVSILNNQGTSTLKFAEVDLGDSDGAYHQLVNRKTDQVIGTGNNSNDANLGNGDVPDVRLEAPGSAGDPDTQYWHIVTEPNGGKTLLNKSGGRAAAIWTGNATAGQKIGQWVDNSATGSWNLVKTDDGFYKLQSLKNPNLYLTGASAGAQLTLQNALTDGSQDWELVQ from the coding sequence ATGCAGAGAAGAAGAGTGGGGAAGGCGCTGGGCACCTTCACCGCCGCGACCGCGCTGCTGGCCATACCCGTGTCCGGTGCGCAGGCGTACAACCCGACGGGCGGGACGCTGTACCAGCTCGGCGGCGAACCGTGCCTGAAGGGGCGCGGCAACTGCGCGGTCTACCCCAAGTCGGCGCAGCTGCCGAGCGGGCGTCTGGTCGCGTCGTTCGAGAAGTCCACCGTCGTGACGGAGACGGGAAGTGCCGACAAGCAGACCCTCCCGGTGTACAAGAGCGACGACGACGGCACGACCTGGCAGCCCCTGTCCGAGGTCAAGGCCCCGGCGTACCTCTCCACCGACCCCAAGTACGCCAAGTACACCAGCAACTGGACCAACCCCTACCTCTACGCGCTCCCGCAGGATGTCGGGGACCTGAAGCAGGGCACCCTGCTCCTCGCGAGTGTCGTCTCGGGCGACGACTACTACTACAAGGAGCACAAGGCAGCCGATCCCGACTGGATCCCGTCCAACGACGGGGACCGCAAGGACATGGCGATCGCCCTGTACTCCAGCACGGACGACGGCGCGACCTGGAAGGTCCTCAACATCGTCGCGACGGGCGGCTGGCAGGGCGGCAGCGCGGGCGCGACCGGGCAGAACATCGCGAACGCCAACACGAACAAGCAGGTGGACCCGCTCTGGGAGCCGTACCTGATGGTCCACAAGGGCAAGCTCGTCTGCTACTACTCCGACGAGAACGACTACACCGGCTTCGACCCCACCACCGGCGTCCCGACCCTGGACCCGGCGAACGACACCGCCAAGGACTCGCTGGGCCAGATCCTCGTGCACAAGACCTGGGACGGCCGCTCGCAGTGGAGCAACCCCGTCGTCGACATCGCGGGACTGACCCAGGACATGGGCGGCGGCAAGACGGAGATCGGCGGCGGCCGGCCGGGCATGACGAACGTCGTCCGCACGACGGACGGCAAGTGGCTGCTCACCTACGAGTACTGGGGCGGCGGGGCCAACACCCGCTACCGGCTCGCCGACGACCCACTGAAGTTCTACACCGGCTCGCCGACCGGCACGGGGGTCAACTCACTGCCGGTCGACACCGGTTCACGCACGCTTTCGATGGGCGGCAGCCCGGTCCTCATCAAGCTCCCCGGCGGGCGTCTGGTCTACAACGCCGCGGGCAGCGGCAGTGTCTGGGTCAACGAGAGCGGACGCAGCGACGGTGAATGGAAGGAGTACCAGACGACATCCCAGGCCGGCTACAGCCGCAACCTGACGTACGTCGAAGACACCGGCCGCGTCTCGATCCTCAACAACCAGGGCACCTCCACCCTCAAGTTCGCCGAGGTCGACCTCGGCGACTCCGACGGCGCCTACCACCAGCTGGTCAACCGCAAGACCGACCAGGTGATCGGCACCGGGAACAACAGCAACGACGCCAACCTCGGCAACGGCGACGTTCCCGATGTCCGTCTGGAGGCCCCCGGCTCCGCGGGCGACCCGGACACGCAGTACTGGCACATCGTGACGGAACCGAACGGCGGCAAGACGCTGCTGAACAAGTCGGGCGGACGCGCGGCAGCGATCTGGACCGGGAACGCGACGGCCGGACAGAAGATCGGGCAGTGGGTGGACAACAGCGCCACGGGCAGCTGGAACCTCGTCAAGACCGACGACGGGTTCTACAAGCTGCAGTCCCTCAAGAACCCGAACCTGTACCTGACCGGCGCGTCCGCCGGGGCGCAGCTGACCTTGCAGAACGCGCTCACGGACGGATCCCAGGACTGGGAGCTCGTTCAGTAG
- a CDS encoding acyl-CoA dehydrogenase family protein yields the protein MHLEYTPEQQRLRTELRSYFAELVPDHMYARHGDPATQKRFYRQTIRRLGTDGWLGVGWPKEYGGRGLTAMEQFIFFDEAAQAGVPLPLMALNTVGPTIMRYGTDEQKTYFLPKILSGEIDFAIGYSEPGAGTDLASLRTRAVRDDGGTSRSSEAESGGEYVVDGQKIWTTNGDTADWVWLAVRTDPQAPPHKGITMLLVPTTDPGYSCTLINTLASHDTTASYYENVRVPVSHRVGAENQGWRLITNQLNHERVTLAAHGTMAIRALHDVQRWAMETKLADGRRVVDLPWVRRLLARTHTRLDALKLLNWRMVGAVQDGTLTPQDASAVKVYGSEARRDAYAWLMEIVAAPGALKEGSAGAVLHGELERGYRSAVIFTFGGGNNEIQREIISWIGLGMPRVRR from the coding sequence GTGCACCTCGAATACACGCCCGAGCAGCAGCGGCTGCGCACCGAACTGCGGTCCTACTTCGCCGAACTGGTCCCGGACCACATGTATGCCCGGCACGGCGATCCCGCCACCCAGAAGCGGTTCTACCGCCAGACCATCCGGCGGCTCGGGACGGACGGCTGGCTCGGCGTGGGCTGGCCGAAGGAGTACGGCGGGCGCGGGCTGACGGCCATGGAGCAGTTCATCTTCTTCGACGAGGCCGCCCAGGCCGGCGTCCCGCTGCCGCTCATGGCGCTGAACACCGTCGGCCCGACGATCATGCGGTACGGCACCGACGAGCAGAAGACGTACTTCCTGCCGAAGATCCTCTCCGGAGAGATCGACTTCGCCATCGGCTACAGCGAGCCGGGCGCGGGCACCGACCTCGCGTCCCTGCGCACCAGGGCGGTCCGGGACGATGGGGGCACCTCCCGCTCGAGCGAAGCCGAGAGTGGGGGAGAGTACGTCGTAGACGGCCAGAAGATCTGGACGACCAACGGCGACACGGCCGACTGGGTGTGGCTGGCCGTGCGCACCGACCCGCAGGCCCCGCCGCACAAGGGCATCACCATGCTCCTGGTGCCGACCACCGACCCCGGCTACTCCTGCACCCTGATCAACACCCTCGCCTCGCACGACACCACCGCCAGCTACTACGAGAACGTCCGCGTGCCCGTCTCCCACCGGGTCGGCGCCGAGAACCAGGGCTGGCGGCTGATCACCAACCAGCTCAACCACGAGCGCGTGACCCTGGCCGCCCACGGCACCATGGCGATCCGCGCCCTGCACGACGTGCAGCGCTGGGCGATGGAGACCAAGCTCGCCGACGGCCGCCGCGTCGTCGATCTGCCCTGGGTACGCCGCCTCCTGGCCCGCACCCACACCCGGCTGGACGCGCTGAAACTGCTCAACTGGCGGATGGTCGGCGCGGTCCAGGACGGCACCCTCACCCCGCAGGACGCCTCCGCCGTCAAGGTCTACGGCTCCGAGGCCCGGCGCGACGCCTACGCCTGGCTCATGGAGATCGTCGCGGCCCCCGGCGCCCTGAAGGAGGGCTCGGCCGGCGCGGTCCTGCACGGCGAACTGGAACGCGGTTACCGCTCGGCGGTCATCTTCACCTTCGGCGGCGGCAACAACGAGATCCAGCGGGAGATCATCTCGTGGATCGGGCTGGGGATGCCGAGGGTGCGGCGCTGA